From Deferrisoma camini S3R1, the proteins below share one genomic window:
- a CDS encoding FmdB family zinc ribbon protein, which yields MPVYEFYCPDCHVIFNFLARRPGADRRPDCPRCGREDLERRVSLFAISKGRKDDGGGEDDLPDIDETRLEQAMESLAAEADSIDEDDPRQVARLMRKLYDATGMNLGPGMEEAIRRMEAGEDPDRIEEEMGDVLEEEDPFTGAAGAGPRWKALKRRLLPPEVDDTLYEL from the coding sequence ATGCCGGTGTACGAGTTCTACTGCCCCGACTGCCACGTGATCTTCAACTTCCTGGCCCGCCGGCCCGGCGCCGACCGTCGGCCGGACTGCCCCCGGTGCGGCCGCGAGGACCTCGAGCGCCGGGTCTCGCTGTTCGCCATCTCCAAGGGCCGCAAGGACGACGGCGGCGGCGAGGACGACCTGCCCGACATCGACGAGACCCGCTTGGAGCAGGCCATGGAGAGCCTGGCGGCCGAGGCCGACTCCATCGACGAGGACGACCCGCGCCAGGTGGCCCGGCTGATGCGCAAGCTCTACGACGCCACCGGCATGAACCTGGGCCCCGGCATGGAGGAGGCGATCCGCCGGATGGAGGCGGGCGAGGACCCCGACCGGATCGAGGAGGAGATGGGCGACGTGCTCGAGGAGGAGGACCCGTTCACCGGGGCGGCCGGCGCCGGCCCCCGGTGGAAGGCCCTGAAGCGCCGCCTGCTCCCGCCCGAAGTGGACGACACCCTCTATGAGCTCTGA
- a CDS encoding alpha/beta fold hydrolase produces the protein MSSEHPGVLERPGRPPLAYRAVAGRLPWVVFCGGFTSTMDGTKATALEAHCRRRGTAYVRFDYAGHGASGGRFEDQTVGSWTRDALAVLDRVARGPVVLVGSSMGGWVASLVIRERPDRVRGLVTVAAAPDFTAELVEPHLDPDARERLRRAGRILVPNPYGPEPTVITRQLLDDGRARRVLDGPIPLDGPARLLHGLADDQVPWTLSVRLAEALATPDARVILVKGGDHRLSDPTGLGLLYRSVDEVWAGAGGS, from the coding sequence ATGAGCTCTGAGCACCCCGGCGTCCTCGAGCGCCCCGGCCGGCCGCCCCTGGCCTATCGGGCCGTGGCCGGCCGGCTCCCGTGGGTGGTGTTCTGCGGGGGGTTCACCTCGACCATGGACGGCACCAAGGCCACCGCGCTGGAGGCCCACTGCCGGCGGCGGGGCACGGCGTACGTGCGGTTCGACTACGCCGGCCACGGCGCCTCGGGGGGGCGGTTCGAGGACCAGACCGTGGGCTCGTGGACCCGGGACGCCCTGGCCGTGCTCGACCGGGTGGCCCGAGGCCCCGTGGTGCTGGTGGGATCCAGCATGGGGGGATGGGTCGCCTCCCTGGTGATCCGGGAGCGGCCGGACCGCGTGCGGGGCCTGGTCACGGTGGCGGCCGCGCCCGACTTCACGGCCGAGCTGGTGGAGCCCCATCTCGATCCCGATGCCCGGGAGCGGCTCCGTCGCGCGGGCCGGATTCTCGTCCCCAACCCCTACGGCCCCGAGCCCACCGTCATCACCCGGCAGCTCCTGGACGACGGCCGGGCCCGGCGGGTCCTGGACGGCCCGATCCCCCTCGACGGCCCCGCCCGGCTCCTGCACGGCCTGGCCGACGACCAGGTGCCCTGGACGCTCTCGGTGCGCCTGGCCGAAGCCCTGGCCACCCCGGACGCACGGGTGATCCTGGTGAAGGGGGGCGACCACCGCCTGTCCGACCCGACCGGCCTCGGGCTGCTGTACCGGTCCGTCGACGAGGTGTGGGCCGGCGCGGGCGGGAGCTGA
- a CDS encoding protein-L-isoaspartate(D-aspartate) O-methyltransferase, which translates to MRRLLGGALVLLVAAGTARAGDPYARARARMIRAVEADVAATRARIGRDRLAPAVMEALARVPRHEFVPPEWKDRAYENRPLPIGYGQTISQPYIVALMTDLAGVGPGDRVLEVGTGSGYQAAVLAALGCRVFTVEIIPALAEAARRRLRRLGYDRVRVRLGDGYYGWPEHAPFDAILVTAAADHVPPPLVRQLRPGGRMVIPVGGAFRVQTLTVVEKAADGRVSSREVLPVRFVPLTGGGRL; encoded by the coding sequence ATGAGACGCCTCCTGGGGGGCGCCTTAGTGCTCCTGGTCGCGGCGGGGACCGCCCGGGCCGGCGACCCCTACGCCCGGGCGCGGGCGAGAATGATCCGGGCCGTGGAGGCGGACGTGGCGGCCACCCGGGCCCGGATCGGCCGGGACCGGCTCGCCCCGGCGGTGATGGAGGCCCTGGCCCGGGTGCCGCGCCACGAGTTCGTGCCGCCCGAGTGGAAGGACCGGGCCTACGAGAACCGCCCGCTGCCCATCGGGTACGGCCAGACCATCTCCCAGCCCTACATCGTGGCCCTCATGACCGACCTGGCCGGGGTCGGGCCGGGGGACCGGGTGCTCGAGGTGGGCACGGGGTCGGGGTACCAGGCCGCCGTGCTGGCGGCCCTGGGGTGCCGGGTGTTCACGGTGGAGATCATCCCGGCCCTGGCCGAGGCGGCCCGCCGGCGGCTCCGCCGTTTGGGCTACGACCGGGTGCGGGTGCGCCTGGGCGACGGCTACTACGGGTGGCCCGAGCACGCGCCGTTCGACGCCATCCTGGTCACGGCCGCGGCCGACCACGTGCCCCCGCCCCTGGTCCGCCAGCTCAGACCCGGCGGCCGAATGGTGATCCCGGTGGGCGGGGCGTTCCGGGTGCAGACCCTCACGGTGGTCGAGAAGGCCGCGGACGGACGGGTCTCGAGCCGGGAGGTCCTTCCCGTGCGGTTCGTGCCCCTCACCGGCGGCGGCCGGCTGTGA
- a CDS encoding RNA polymerase sigma factor, whose translation MDDARFERLVLEVQDKALRLAHGFLGDWDEARDAVQEALVKAYRRRHTFRGEADPATWFYPILTNHCRDRLRRRKVRSFLLPWRGREDEGDPDEPPELQAPAPDPSPEHEAQQGAFRRALLRALKTLPARQQEVFRLRALAGLSVAETAAALGISAGAVKAHLFRATQALQKQLAEWSEGFR comes from the coding sequence ATGGACGACGCCCGGTTCGAACGATTGGTCCTGGAGGTGCAGGACAAGGCCCTGCGGCTCGCCCACGGGTTCCTCGGCGACTGGGACGAGGCCCGGGACGCCGTGCAGGAGGCCCTGGTCAAGGCGTACCGCCGCAGACACACCTTCCGGGGCGAGGCGGACCCGGCCACGTGGTTCTACCCCATCCTGACGAACCACTGCCGGGACCGGCTCCGGCGGCGCAAGGTGCGCTCGTTCCTGCTGCCCTGGCGCGGCCGGGAAGACGAGGGGGACCCGGACGAACCGCCCGAACTCCAGGCGCCCGCACCGGACCCCTCGCCCGAGCACGAGGCCCAGCAGGGAGCGTTCCGCCGGGCCCTGCTTCGGGCGCTGAAGACCCTGCCGGCCCGGCAGCAGGAGGTGTTCCGGCTGCGGGCCCTGGCCGGCCTCTCGGTGGCGGAGACAGCCGCGGCCCTAGGCATCAGCGCCGGGGCCGTCAAGGCGCACCTGTTCCGGGCCACCCAGGCCCTGCAGAAGCAACTGGCCGAGTGGAGCGAGGGGTTCCGATGA
- a CDS encoding ABC-F family ATP-binding cassette domain-containing protein has product MLVEARGVRKVYGGREVLAGVSFRIAEGERWALVGPNGSGKTTILRILAGREPPDGGRLLRRRGLAVGYLPQEIPAPPEASLLAYVEDVAEDLRAVESELREAEARLARGGDDPELLDRYGWLQTRFEHLGGYRLRARAERILHGLGFSADDLDRPLPTFSGGWRMRAAMARILLREPDLILLDEPTNHLDIVSLEWLEGFLAESPSAFLLVSHDVAFLDRVVRGVIALEGGGAVVCRGDYTRYEHERAQREAAARAAYESYLRRRAQTERFVERFRAKATKARQVQSRLKQLEKEPPPPPPPPRSAGLTFRFPQPLRSGRTVVELEGVEAGYGGRPVYRGLDLRIDRGEKVALIGPNGAGKSTLLKLLAGVLPPTRGRIRYGHNVTVGYFAQHHLDQLEPGRTVLEEILRLPTVAGELEARTLLGGFLFSDDAVDKRVEVLSGGEKSRLVLARLLAAPGNFLLLDEPTNHLDIQACAVLKEAMASFTGTVCLITHDRDLINRVASRVLYVEDGRVDSHPGNYDDFVRVRAADEPAPAGPAPAPGAGRPSRKDLRRREAERRLALRERTAPLRRRVEELEDAITRAEARLAEVEAELARPDTYSDPDRAAGLARERAELAQEVETLTARWELAAEELERVTREAEAEAG; this is encoded by the coding sequence GTGCTGGTCGAGGCCCGGGGCGTCCGCAAGGTCTACGGCGGCCGCGAGGTCCTGGCCGGGGTGTCGTTCCGGATCGCCGAGGGGGAGCGCTGGGCCCTGGTTGGGCCCAACGGCTCGGGCAAGACCACCATCCTGCGCATCCTGGCCGGCCGCGAGCCCCCCGACGGCGGCCGGCTGCTGCGCCGCAGGGGGCTGGCCGTCGGGTACCTGCCCCAGGAGATCCCGGCCCCCCCGGAGGCCTCGCTGCTCGCCTACGTCGAGGACGTGGCCGAAGACCTGCGGGCCGTGGAGTCCGAGCTCCGGGAGGCCGAAGCCCGGCTGGCACGGGGCGGGGACGATCCGGAGCTCCTGGACCGGTACGGCTGGCTCCAGACCCGGTTCGAGCACCTGGGCGGGTACCGGCTGCGGGCCCGGGCCGAGCGGATCCTCCACGGCCTGGGGTTCTCGGCCGACGACCTGGACCGGCCCCTGCCCACGTTCTCCGGCGGGTGGCGCATGCGGGCCGCCATGGCCCGGATCCTGCTGCGTGAGCCCGACCTGATCCTGCTGGACGAGCCCACCAACCACCTGGACATCGTGTCCCTGGAGTGGCTGGAGGGGTTCCTGGCCGAGAGCCCCAGCGCGTTCCTTCTGGTCAGCCACGACGTGGCGTTCCTCGACCGGGTCGTCCGGGGGGTGATCGCCCTGGAGGGCGGAGGGGCCGTGGTGTGCCGGGGCGACTACACCCGGTACGAACACGAGCGGGCCCAGCGGGAGGCGGCGGCCCGGGCCGCCTACGAGAGCTACCTGCGGCGCCGGGCCCAGACCGAACGGTTCGTGGAGCGGTTTCGGGCCAAGGCCACCAAGGCCCGCCAGGTCCAGTCGCGGCTCAAGCAATTGGAGAAGGAGCCGCCTCCCCCCCCGCCTCCGCCCCGCTCGGCCGGGCTCACGTTCCGGTTTCCCCAGCCCCTGCGCAGCGGCCGCACCGTGGTGGAGCTGGAGGGCGTGGAGGCCGGCTACGGCGGCCGGCCCGTGTACCGGGGCCTCGACCTGAGGATCGACCGGGGCGAGAAGGTGGCCCTCATCGGCCCCAACGGCGCGGGCAAGTCCACCCTGCTCAAGCTCCTGGCCGGGGTGCTGCCCCCCACCCGGGGCCGCATCCGCTACGGACACAACGTGACCGTGGGGTACTTCGCCCAGCACCACCTGGACCAGCTGGAGCCCGGCCGCACCGTGCTGGAGGAGATCCTGCGCCTACCCACCGTGGCGGGCGAGCTCGAGGCGCGCACCCTGCTCGGCGGGTTCCTCTTCTCGGACGACGCCGTGGACAAGCGCGTGGAGGTGCTCTCCGGGGGCGAGAAGAGCCGGCTCGTGCTGGCCCGCCTGCTGGCGGCGCCCGGGAACTTCCTCCTCCTGGACGAGCCCACCAACCACCTGGACATCCAGGCCTGCGCCGTGCTCAAGGAGGCCATGGCGTCCTTCACCGGCACCGTGTGCCTCATCACCCACGACCGGGACCTGATCAACCGGGTGGCCAGCCGGGTGCTGTACGTGGAGGACGGCCGCGTGGACTCCCACCCCGGCAACTACGACGACTTCGTGCGGGTGCGGGCCGCTGACGAACCGGCCCCGGCCGGACCGGCTCCGGCCCCGGGGGCCGGCCGGCCGAGCCGCAAGGACCTCCGGCGCCGCGAGGCCGAGCGCCGCCTGGCGCTCCGGGAGCGCACCGCGCCCCTGCGCCGACGGGTGGAGGAGCTGGAGGACGCGATCACCCGGGCCGAGGCCCGGCTGGCCGAGGTGGAGGCCGAGCTCGCCCGGCCCGATACCTACTCCGACCCGGACCGGGCCGCCGGCCTGGCCCGGGAACGGGCGGAGCTGGCCCAAGAGGTGGAGACCCTGACCGCTCGGTGGGAGCTGGCGGCGGAGGAGCTCGAGCGGGTGACGAGGGAGGCGGAGGCCGAGGCCGGATGA
- a CDS encoding 3'-5' exoribonuclease YhaM family protein — MPQKNRTVKSLRQHRDSEVEFVDLFRLGALSSAVSSRGDRYLRLTLEDRTGAIEGFVWQDVELYEKAATPGDVVEVSARLRTHRGRPQLHVTWLRRLDEDERAQVDMADLRPGLDRDTVAACWKRVEAAVAEIGHPALRQLVRAYLDDPAFRRVFEESRAAKSMHHAYAGGLLEHTATVLDLVRAVAGVYGAGLNRDLLVAGAFLHDVAKIHEFEDVSGEYTDAGRLVGHIGLGVAEIDRRTREIPGFPEDLRLHLMHLVLAHHERADWGSPVKPQTLEALVLHHLDLLDARVGGALSWIDQEGVAPGQWTGFWRGGETQLQRTPAFETQPPAVPSMQEIEQQMLRASNDQDEPTEEAEAGPTAPSPKSARQTTLF, encoded by the coding sequence TTGCCCCAGAAGAACCGCACCGTGAAGAGCCTCCGCCAGCACCGGGACTCGGAGGTGGAGTTCGTGGACCTGTTCCGGCTGGGAGCCCTGTCGAGCGCGGTGAGCTCGCGGGGCGACCGGTACCTGCGCCTCACCCTCGAGGACCGCACCGGCGCCATCGAGGGGTTCGTGTGGCAGGACGTGGAGCTCTACGAGAAGGCGGCCACCCCCGGAGACGTGGTGGAGGTGAGCGCCCGGCTCCGGACCCATCGGGGCCGGCCCCAGCTCCACGTCACGTGGCTCCGGCGCCTGGACGAGGACGAGCGGGCGCAGGTGGACATGGCCGACCTCCGGCCCGGTCTGGACCGCGACACCGTGGCAGCCTGCTGGAAGCGGGTGGAGGCGGCCGTGGCCGAGATCGGCCACCCGGCCCTGCGGCAGCTGGTCCGGGCCTATCTGGATGACCCGGCGTTCCGCAGGGTGTTCGAGGAGTCGCGCGCCGCCAAGTCCATGCATCACGCGTACGCCGGGGGGCTCCTGGAGCACACGGCCACCGTGCTCGATCTGGTCCGGGCGGTGGCCGGGGTGTACGGCGCCGGGCTGAACCGCGACCTGCTGGTGGCCGGTGCGTTTCTCCACGACGTGGCCAAGATCCACGAGTTCGAGGACGTGAGCGGCGAGTACACGGACGCGGGCCGGCTGGTGGGTCACATCGGCCTTGGCGTGGCCGAGATCGACCGACGCACCCGGGAGATCCCGGGGTTTCCCGAGGATCTGAGGCTCCACCTCATGCACCTTGTGCTGGCCCACCACGAGCGGGCGGACTGGGGCTCGCCGGTGAAGCCCCAGACCCTGGAGGCCCTGGTTCTCCACCACCTCGACCTGCTGGATGCGCGGGTGGGCGGCGCCCTGTCCTGGATCGATCAGGAGGGGGTCGCGCCCGGTCAGTGGACCGGGTTCTGGCGGGGCGGGGAAACCCAGCTCCAACGGACCCCAGCCTTCGAGACCCAGCCCCCGGCGGTACCGTCGATGCAGGAGATCGAGCAACAGATGCTCCGGGCATCGAACGACCAGGACGAGCCCACCGAGGAGGCCGAGGCCGGGCCGACCGCGCCTTCCCCCAAGTCCGCCCGTCAGACCACCCTGTTCTGA
- a CDS encoding DUF2784 domain-containing protein has protein sequence MAAWLADAVTWVHLGWVGFLVLGAIPGWRWPWVRWAHLAGLAFAAWIVLGGRLCPLTLLEHSLRNPGGPARPAETFFGRLAEQVVYAPLPRSWVLVGYLAVVGVSLVVYACAWRRRGAA, from the coding sequence ATGGCTGCATGGCTCGCCGACGCGGTGACCTGGGTCCACCTGGGATGGGTGGGGTTCCTGGTGCTCGGAGCGATCCCGGGGTGGCGGTGGCCGTGGGTCCGGTGGGCCCACCTGGCGGGGCTCGCGTTCGCCGCCTGGATCGTCCTGGGAGGCCGGCTGTGCCCCCTGACCCTCCTCGAGCACTCCTTGAGGAATCCAGGGGGCCCGGCGCGGCCCGCTGAAACCTTTTTCGGTCGCCTGGCCGAGCAGGTGGTGTACGCCCCCCTGCCCCGGTCGTGGGTTCTGGTGGGCTATCTGGCGGTGGTGGGGGTGAGCCTGGTGGTGTACGCATGTGCCTGGCGAAGGAGGGGGGCGGCATGA
- a CDS encoding DUF3106 domain-containing protein codes for MATERIGRREALARLAALGGLVLVRPRPAPGAEPPLKARWDALTPEQKARALRNYRRWKSLSPEERKRIRRRYKRWKALSPEQRAFIRRNLDKIRAMSPEERRALARRLRRWQSLPPEKRREYRRRLDRLMRMPPAERRRTLDMLRRWRDLTPRQRDHIRRRLRRR; via the coding sequence ATGGCGACTGAACGGATCGGGCGGCGGGAGGCCCTGGCCCGGCTGGCGGCCCTGGGCGGACTGGTGCTGGTCCGGCCCCGGCCCGCGCCAGGGGCCGAGCCCCCCCTCAAGGCCCGGTGGGACGCCCTGACCCCGGAGCAGAAGGCCCGGGCCCTTCGGAACTACCGCCGGTGGAAGAGCCTCAGCCCCGAGGAACGCAAGCGCATCCGTCGCCGGTACAAGAGGTGGAAGGCCCTGAGCCCGGAGCAGCGGGCCTTCATCCGGCGCAACCTCGACAAGATCCGGGCCATGTCGCCGGAGGAGCGCCGGGCCCTGGCCCGCCGGCTCCGACGGTGGCAGAGCCTACCCCCGGAGAAACGGCGGGAGTACCGCCGTCGGCTCGACCGCCTGATGCGGATGCCCCCGGCGGAGCGACGCCGCACCCTCGACATGCTGCGGCGGTGGCGCGACCTCACCCCCCGGCAGCGCGACCACATCCGCCGCCGCCTACGACGGCGTTGA